The bacterium DNA segment TGGGGGGCCGGCCGGCCGTCGGTCTGGCTGATGCCGTAGACCAGATAGTCCGACACCACGCCCAGCTCCAGGTCCCAAGCGGCCGCCGAGGGGCGCCAGGGCACGATCAGGGCCAGAAGGACCATGTCGCGGATCTTCATGTCGTCTCCTTGTGCAATTCCATCAACCAGCAGGCGCTGACGAAGTGATCTGGCGGAAGGGCCGCTTCGGCGGATGCATCCACCGCCTCGGCCCAACCGGCATCGGCCAGGCCTTGCATCCATGCCGGAGCAAAGGCTCCCCCCACCCGCAACTCCAACCCAAGCCCTTGGGCGAGCCGCGCCAGCTGGCGCACATGCTCCCCGGCCGCCCGCCCCGGTTGGTCGCCGCCCAGGGTGAGATGCACGCGCCGCAGGGTGGCGGGGGCCGGCCCACCGTCCAGCAGCGAGGCCAGCCCGGCCGGGGGGAGGGCGAGGACCACCCCCGGCATGGCGTAGGGCTCCAGCAAGCGCCTGATCTCATCACCGGAGCGAGGCAGGTCGTCGCCGCACTCCAGTTCCAGCCAGGACGATCCGTCGTGGGCGGACGAGACCAGGCGGCGCAGGGCGGCGGGCAGCGCCGAGCCCGGGAGCAGCTCGGCCAGCACCGGCAGGACCAGCCGGGCCGTCCGACCCGATACGCGGGTGGCGGTGGCCAGGTCGGCCGCCTGGTCGATCAGGGACAGATAGAGGCTGGCAAGGCGGCCGCCCTCCCGCGCCAGGGAGATCAGCGCGGACGGGGCAAGGCTTCGCAGCAGTTCGTGGGAGGACCAGGGCTGCAGGCGCGCTCCCAGCAGCACACCCCTTGGCGTGCGCAGCGGCTGGCAGCGCAGCTCCATGCACCTCGCCTCCAGCACGGCCCCCACCGCCTCGACCAGCTCCGCTTCGCGGCGGGCCGCCTCCTCCCTCTCCCTGTCATGGAAGTGAAACGGATTCCCGGCCGCGCCGGACGTGGCGCGCAGGGCCTGGAGGGCGCGCTCGACCAGGATCTCCGCCCCGGCCCCGTCCTCCGGGAAGAGGGCGATGCCCACCCGCGGGTTGGTGGCGGCGGGGCGTGTCCCATCCTTCCCTGGCGCTTCCAGGGCCGCGCAGAGGCGACCTGCCACGCGGGCAGCGTCGGCGGGCGTGCGCAGGTCCTGCAGGAAGACGAGAAAGGCCTTGTCGACCACCACCTCCGCGACCTGGTCCCCATCCTCCCCGCCCATGGCCGGGCCCTGGTCGAGATTGTCCTCACGGCGCAGCTGGTCGCGCAGGCGGACGGCGGCCTCCCGCCAGGAATCCCCTTCGAGCAGGTCTCCGCCGGTGGTCCAGGGGCGGCCACCCGGGTGGATGGCCAGCACGGCCAGCCTCCCGCTGTGGCGGAGGGCGTGCGACACCAGGCAGACCAACCGTTCCAGGGCCGGCGGGGCGGCCGGGGCCGCGCCGGTGGCGCGCTGGTGTTGCAGCATCATGCGCAGCCGGCGGGCCAGCGAGGCGTAGTCAAGGGGCTTGCGCATGAAATCACTGGCGCCTGCCGCCACCGCCCGCTCCAGGGAGGGCTCGTCCTCCAGGCCGCTCAGCATGATGACCGGAACCTGGCGACCCCCCGGCAGGCTCCGGATGGCGGCGCAAGCGGCGAAGCCGTCCATGACGGGCATCAATCCGTCCATCAGCACAAGGTCACAGGCGTCCTCCTGGAAGCGCGCCAGCGCCTCCCGGCCATCCGCCGCCTCGGTCACGGCAAAGCCGGACGCCTCCAGCATGCTGCGAGCCAGGAAGCGCGTGGTGGCGTCGTCGTCGACCACCAGGATCCGTGCCGCCGTCATCGCCCGGTCTCCCGCAGTCGTTGCAGGGCCTCGGCGGCGCGCCCATGCTCCTCGACGATCTCCCCGATGCGGTCCGGCAGGTCCGGCAGCTGCCCTTCCCGCGCCTCCTGTTCTACCTGGCGGCAGAGCGCGGCCAGGCGCACGGCGCCCACATTGGCGCTGGAGGATTTGAGCCCATGGGCCAGGCGCCCGCATTCCTCGAGGGCGCCCTGCTCGGCGGACACGCGCAGGGCCTCCACCTGTCTGGCCGACTCCTCGAGATAGATGCCGGCGAGGCGGCTGACCAGGTCCGGCCCGCCGGGGACTTGCAGCTCGCGCAGGGTCTCCAGCACGCGCGGATCCAGCGTCGCGCCCTGGGGCGTGTCCTGGTCGCCCGTGGAGGGCGTCGCCCTGGCCGGCACCACGCCCGGGGCGGGAGCCGTCCCT contains these protein-coding regions:
- a CDS encoding response regulator; translated protein: MTAARILVVDDDATTRFLARSMLEASGFAVTEAADGREALARFQEDACDLVLMDGLMPVMDGFAACAAIRSLPGGRQVPVIMLSGLEDEPSLERAVAAGASDFMRKPLDYASLARRLRMMLQHQRATGAAPAAPPALERLVCLVSHALRHSGRLAVLAIHPGGRPWTTGGDLLEGDSWREAAVRLRDQLRREDNLDQGPAMGGEDGDQVAEVVVDKAFLVFLQDLRTPADAARVAGRLCAALEAPGKDGTRPAATNPRVGIALFPEDGAGAEILVERALQALRATSGAAGNPFHFHDREREEAARREAELVEAVGAVLEARCMELRCQPLRTPRGVLLGARLQPWSSHELLRSLAPSALISLAREGGRLASLYLSLIDQAADLATATRVSGRTARLVLPVLAELLPGSALPAALRRLVSSAHDGSSWLELECGDDLPRSGDEIRRLLEPYAMPGVVLALPPAGLASLLDGGPAPATLRRVHLTLGGDQPGRAAGEHVRQLARLAQGLGLELRVGGAFAPAWMQGLADAGWAEAVDASAEAALPPDHFVSACWLMELHKETT